A section of the Camelus dromedarius isolate mCamDro1 chromosome 14, mCamDro1.pat, whole genome shotgun sequence genome encodes:
- the KHDRBS1 gene encoding KH domain-containing, RNA-binding, signal transduction-associated protein 1 yields MQRRDDPAARMSRSSGRSGTMDPSGAHPSVRQAPSRQPPLPHRSRGGGGGSRGGARASPATQPPPLLPPSATGPDATVGGPAPTPLLPPSATASVKMEPENKYLPELMAEKDSLDPSFTHAMQLLTAEIEKIQKGDSKKDDEENYLDLFSHKNMKLKERVLIPVKQYPKFNFVGKILGPQGNTIKRLQEETGAKISVLGKGSMRDKAKEEELRKGGDPKYAHLNMDLHVFIEVFGPPCEAYALMAHAMEEVKKFLVPDMMDDICQEQFLELSYLNGVPEPSRGRGVPVRGRGAAPPPPPVPRGRGVGPPRGALVRGTPVRGAITRGATVTRGVPPPPTVRGAPAPRARTAGIQRIPLPPPPAPETYEEYGYDDTYAEQSYEGYEGYYSQSQGDSEYYDYGHGEVQDSYEAYGQDDWNGTRPSLKAPPARPVKGAYREHPYGRY; encoded by the exons ATGCAGCGCCGGGACGACCCCGCCGCACGCATGAGCCGGTCCTCGGGCCGCAGCGGCACCATGGACCCCTCAGGTGCCCACCCCTCAGTGCGTCAGGCACCGTCTCGGCAGCCACCCCTGCCTCACCGGTCCCGGGGTGGCGGAGGGGGGTCCCGGGGGGGCGCCCGGGCCTCGCCCGCCACGCAGCCGCCACCGCTGCTGCCTCCCTCGGCCACGGGTCCCGACGCGACAGTGGGCGGTCCAGCGCCGACCCCGCTGCTGCCCCCCTCAGCAACTGCCTCCGTCAAGATGGAGCCGGAGAACAAGTACCTTCCCGAACTCATGGCCGAGAAGGACTCGCTCGACCCGTCCTTCACTCACGCCATGCAGTTGCTGACGGCAG AAATTGAGAAGATTCAGAAAGGAGATTCAAAAAAGGACGATGAGGAGAATTActtggatttattttctcacaagaACATGAAGCTGAAGGAGCGGGTGCTGATACCTGTCAAGCAGTATCCCAAG TTCAATTTTGTGGGGAAGATCCTTGGACCACAAGGGAATACAATCAAAAGACTGCAAGAAGAGACTGGTGCAAAGATTTCTGTTTTGGGCAAGGGCTCAATGAGAGACAAAGCCAAG GAGGAAGAGCTGCGCAAAGGTGGAGACCCCAAATACGCCCATTTGAATATGGATCTGCATGTCTTCATTGAAGTCTTTGGACCCCCATGTGAGGCTTATGCTCTTATGGCCCATGCTATGGAGGAAGTCAAGAAGTTTCTAGTACCG GATATGATGGATGATATTTGCCAGGAACAGTTTCTAGAGCTTTCCTACTTGAATGGAGTACCAGAGCCCTCTCGCGGTCGTGGAGTGCCAGTGAGAGGCCGGGGAGctgcacctcctcctccacctgttCCAAG GGGCCGTGGTGTTGGACCACCTCGGGGGGCTTTAGTGCGTGGTACACCAGTGAGAGGAGCCATCACCAGAGGTGCCACTGTGACTCGAGGAGTGCCACCCCCACCTACTGTGAGGGGTGCTCCAGCACCAAGAGCACGGACAGCAGGCATCCAGAGAATACCTTTGCCTCCACCCCCTGCACCAGAGACATATGAAGAATAT GGATACGATGATACATATGCAGAACAGAGTTATGAAGGCTACGAAGGCTACTACAGCCAGAGCCAAGG GGACTCAGAATATTATGACTATGGACATGGGGAGGTTCAAGATTCTTATGAAGCATATG GCCAAGATGACTGGAATGGGACCAGGCCGTCGCTGAAGGCCCCTCCAGCTAGGCCAGTGAAGGGAGCATACAGAGAACACCCATATGGacgttattaa